From Bacillus sp. Bos-x628, the proteins below share one genomic window:
- a CDS encoding YhcN/YlaJ family sporulation lipoprotein, with protein sequence MKQKWQTTIALLLLPIGLTACGANDNAGVDTRYNQSGQPVGYHSNQQSTENHQDHQGPVSELMEGMRENTTNVDNRARPQTDDQSRMPLTGGDGRYSHGDMNYHQQMSFSGYDKQENVQRSREIANRVNKMNHVADSQVMVTDENVYIAIKSDGRLTSKGISQIEEAANRYADGRSVQVFKDEGVFTRFRDMRRTQFETGQTGMTR encoded by the coding sequence TTGAAACAAAAATGGCAAACAACGATCGCATTATTGCTTCTTCCCATTGGTTTAACTGCATGTGGTGCAAATGACAATGCGGGTGTAGATACACGCTATAATCAATCAGGTCAACCTGTTGGTTATCATTCAAATCAACAGTCGACAGAAAATCATCAAGATCATCAAGGACCAGTTTCCGAGCTCATGGAAGGCATGAGAGAAAATACAACGAATGTTGATAACCGTGCACGTCCTCAAACAGATGATCAATCCAGAATGCCGCTCACGGGCGGAGATGGACGCTATAGTCATGGAGACATGAATTATCATCAACAAATGTCGTTCTCTGGATATGATAAACAAGAAAATGTTCAGCGTTCAAGAGAAATTGCAAACCGTGTCAATAAAATGAACCACGTGGCAGACTCACAAGTAATGGTAACAGATGAAAATGTGTATATTGCCATTAAATCGGATGGACGTCTCACATCAAAGGGAATATCCCAAATAGAAGAAGCAGCAAATCGCTATGCGGATGGAAGATCTGTACAAGTCTTCAAAGATGAAGGCGTATTTACACGTTTTCGTGACATGAGAAGAACTCAATTTGAAACAGGTCAAACAGGCATGACGCGATAA